Proteins encoded within one genomic window of Oncorhynchus mykiss isolate Arlee chromosome 27, USDA_OmykA_1.1, whole genome shotgun sequence:
- the LOC110507919 gene encoding dehydrogenase/reductase SDR family member 12, giving the protein MGNSTMSLYRNSAWFLKGMTEFTRSAFLSAAKHFVEKDLEVSMAGRVFMITGANSGIGRATAMAIAKRGGTVHMVCRNKDKAEEARADIVKESGNKEIYVHILDLSETRKVWEFAEAFKRKYKVLNLLINNAGCIMSERDVNAEGLEKSFASNVMGVYILTRGLIPLLEKSAEPRVITVSSGGMLVQKLRTGNLQTEIGRYDGTMVYAQHKRQQVVMTEQWAQTHSNIHFSVMHPGWVDTPAVANAMPDFHQSMKDSLRTPEQGADTVVWLAISEAAATKPSGSFFQDRRMVSAHLPLAWTHSSQLEQQKFMSVMEDLAKTFQPH; this is encoded by the exons ATGGGTAATTCAACGATGTCTCTTTACCGCAACTCCGCGTGGTTTCTGAAAGGAATGACTGAATTCACCAG GAGTGCGTTCCTGTCTGCAGCCAAGCACTTTGTGGAAAAGGACCTGGAAGTGTCCATGGCAGGCAGGGTCTTCATGATCACTGGAGCCAACAGTGGCATAGGGAGAGCTACAGCCATGGCCATCGCCAAGAGAG GTGGTACAGTCCACATGGTGTGCAGGAACAAGGATAAAGCAGAGGAGGCCAGGGCTGACATTGTCAAGGAGTCAGGAAATAAA GAAATATATGTCCACATTCTGGACCTATCAGAGACACGGAAGGTTTGGGAATTTGCAGAGGCCTTCAAGAGGAAGTACAAAGTCTTGAATTTACTG ATAAATAATGCAGGCTGCATCATGAGTGAGAGGGATGTGAACGCTGAGGGGCTGGAGAAGAGCTTTGCCAGTAACGTCATGG gtgTGTATATCCTGACCAGGGGACTGATTCCCTTACTGGAGAAGAGTGCAGAGCCCAGAGTG aTCACAGTTTCATCTGGAGGGATGCTGGTCCAGAAGCTGAGGACAGGGAACCTGCAAACAGAAATAGGCCGCTATGACGGGACCATGGTCTACGCACAGCACAAG AGGCAACAGGTGGTGATGACAGAGCAGTGGGCCCAAACCCATAGCAACATCCACTTCTCAGTGATGCATCCTGGCTGGGTGGACACACCAG CGGTGGCCAATGCCATGCCTGACTTCCACCAGTCTATGAAGGACAGCCTGAGGACCCCAGAGCAGGGGGCTGACACCGTGGTGTGGTTGGCCATCTCAGAAGCCGCCGCCACCAAGCCCAGCGGAAGCTTCTTCCAGG aTCGGAGGATGGTGTCGGCCCACCTGCCCCTGGCCTGGACCCACAGTTCCCAGTTGGAGCAGCAGAAGTTCATGAGTGTGATGGAGGATCTGGCCAAGACCTTCCAGCCCCACTAA